A single region of the Vicia villosa cultivar HV-30 ecotype Madison, WI linkage group LG4, Vvil1.0, whole genome shotgun sequence genome encodes:
- the LOC131597482 gene encoding uncharacterized protein LOC131597482 — protein MEDNTDLVQEPTRHTRAYKIPTTNVSELKRLSSHLTGNVFQNFNISYDNLLSILKTSFDLMALITLLQFYDQKLCYFTFQDYQLVPTLKEYSYLINIKIADEFPFARVLEVVKFEVIAEALHLSLKDVKNNWKTSGDDSGFYLSFLVNKVGDLPRKGNWGDFNLLFALMWLMTLLLTSGPFMNMKGYLQWASRIVNLTSFDIRWNHIMGEVRSIITSCEEYSNVPLMGTKGCINYNPVLFYSQLRDYGD, from the exons ATGGAAGATAATACAGATCTCGTCCAAGAGCCTACGAGACATACACGTGCTTACAAAATTCCGACTACCAATGTCTCTGAGTTGAAAAGGTTGAGTTCTCATCTGACGGggaatgtttttcaaaacttcaacATCAGTTACGACAATTTGTTATCAATCCTTAAGACTTCTTTTGATCTGATGGCCTTGATCACACTCCTACAGTTCTATGACCAGAAGTTATGTTATTTTACTTTCCAAGACTATCAACTGGTCCCTACACTTAAAGAGTATTCATATCTCATCAATATCAAAATAGCTGATGAGTTTCCTTTCGCCCGGGTGCTTGAGGTTGTAAAGTTTGAAGTAATTGCCGAAGCTCTTCACTTGAGTCTGAAAGATGTGAAAAACAATTGGAAAACGAGTGGAGATGATTCTGGTTTTTATTTGAGTTTCCTGGTTAACAAGGTTGGAGACTTACCAAGGAAAGGAAATTGGGGTGATTTCAACCTGCTGTTTGCTCTCATG TGGCTTATGACGCTTTTACTAACAAGTGGACCATTCATGAACATGAAAGGTTATCTTCAATGGGCGTCGAGGATTGTCAACCTCACTTCTTTTGATATCCGATGGAATCATATCATGGGAGAAGTTCGGAGTATCATTACAAGTTGCGAAGAATATTCCAATGTTCCTCTCATGGGAACCAAGGGGTGTATCAACTATAATCCTGTGCTCTTCTACAGTCAGTTGCGAGATTATGGTGATTGA